One window of Grus americana isolate bGruAme1 chromosome 18, bGruAme1.mat, whole genome shotgun sequence genomic DNA carries:
- the SMIM5 gene encoding small integral membrane protein 5: protein MSSEGFLKEMQTIGEKFLLKLQKLPKADPVEIVSFCVVLLFIVTVLLLMIIACSCCCYSCCSCDGRPDHRRRKIQVRPVAHS from the exons ATGTCTTCTGAAggctttctgaaggaaatgcaAACCATTGGTGAGAAGTTTCTCCTTAAACTCCAGAAACTGCCCAAGGCTGACCCAGTGGAGATTGTGTCCTTTTGTGTGGTTCTTCTGTTTATCG TTACTGTTCTGCTCCTCATGATCATTGCCTGCAGTTGCTGCTGCTATAGCTGCTGTAGCTGCGATGGACGTCCTGACCACAGACGTAGGAAGATCCAGGTCCGCCCAGTTGCCCATTCATAA